The Planktothrix tepida PCC 9214 genome window below encodes:
- a CDS encoding non-ribosomal peptide synthetase: MNLKQFVAELALAGVKLWVEDDQLRVRAPKKVLTPEVRNLLALHKAELVKLLQNSNAIANDTDLPLLRVSRTGNLPLSFAQEGLWFLSQLEPTNPFYNVPLALRLNGSLNVVALEKSLNKIIQRHEVLRTNFTTVEGQPVQVIALGLTLSVQVIDLSELPESEREIAWGLKARAQIQQPFDLSSSGLIQASVLKLTPTEHILLLTIHHIVWDAPSEGVLVKELAAFYTAYCNDLLPELPELPIQYADFAVWQRQWLQEDILESQLAYWKQQLRSAPEILELPTDRVRKATQTFRGACHRQALSKELTEALMILSQRKGVTLFMTLLAALFTLLYRYTEQTDICVGTPYAGRERRELQGLIGLFLNTLVLRTDISGNPSFEELLSRVRDVALGAYAHHDLPFEKLLEQLQPARNLSYTPYFQVRFVLYPAMQIDMEGLTVSPVAVETATAKLDLFVAFVNSDSGLIGTWEYNTDLFDASTINRMAQHFQTLLEGIVANPQQKVSELPLLTEPERHQLLVEWNNATKEYPFNKCIHQLFEEQVERSPDAIAVVFEGEQLTYQDLNQRANRIAHHLKTLGVEPEVLVGIYVDRSLEMVVSLLGILKTGGAYVPLDPSYPKERLAFMLQNSQPKVLLTQECLITELPEHTAQVVCLDTDRHLIAQHSEENLNQTATVANLAYVIYTSGSTGKPKGVQVTHANLCHYAQAMSQVLNITAEDVYLHTASIAFSSSVRQLIVPLASGATVKIATSEQRKDPQSLFTTIKQHSVTVIDIVPSYWRNCIHTLASLEPVTKQALLDNKLRLIVSASEPLLSDLPTQWTFGFQHKARLINMFGQTETCGIVATYPIPAQQDEPIKIVPIGRPITNTQIYLLDCHLQPVPVGVPGEVHIGGFGLARGYLNSPELTKEKFIPNPFSQEEGTRLYKTGDNARYLPDGNIEFLGRLDRQVKIRGFRIELGEIEAALAQHPELRETVVLARDDQPDNKRLVAYVVPNHEPPATIELRHFLQQKLPDYMVPGAFVMLSSLPLTPNGKVDRRALETPDTELSNSMGFVPPRDTVEQQLQQIWSEVLKLPTVGMKDNFFTFGGHSLLAVLLMAQISRHFGKNLPIATLFSSPTIEQLASCLRSETHSLPWSPLVAIQSGTEKRPFFFVPGVGGNVIYLYELARHLGSEQPFYGLQARGLDGESEPFTQLEEIATYYIEAIQTVQPSGPYLLGGHSFGGVVAFEMATQLLKQGHEVALLAIIDVVAPIVANKPNYSDEDEVAYLFDFASYIEYMFSLKLEVSKETLASLSQEEQLNYLKERLIRVNLLPPDAGIGLVRGLVQVYIASLKAHRAYLPSGLQQAPITLFRSSEVDVFEGDTEELKQRRKEPALGWNEFSSTIDIHVVPGNHSTMMQQPHVQVLATQLLSCLKQTQAPLA, from the coding sequence ATGAACCTTAAGCAATTTGTAGCTGAACTCGCCCTAGCTGGTGTGAAGTTGTGGGTCGAAGACGACCAGTTGCGCGTGCGGGCACCAAAGAAGGTACTGACACCAGAGGTACGTAATTTACTGGCATTGCATAAGGCAGAACTTGTAAAGTTGCTACAGAACAGCAATGCGATCGCCAATGATACTGACCTACCCCTTCTAAGAGTTTCGCGAACTGGTAACTTGCCTCTGTCTTTTGCCCAAGAAGGACTGTGGTTCTTGAGCCAGTTGGAGCCAACTAACCCCTTCTACAACGTACCACTAGCTCTGCGACTTAATGGTTCTCTCAACGTTGTCGCTTTAGAGAAAAGCCTCAACAAGATAATTCAACGCCACGAGGTCTTACGCACCAACTTCACAACGGTTGAGGGGCAACCCGTTCAGGTTATTGCTCTTGGCTTGACCTTGAGTGTGCAAGTCATAGATTTGAGTGAGCTACCTGAGAGTGAAAGAGAAATTGCTTGGGGGCTAAAAGCCAGGGCACAAATCCAGCAACCCTTTGACCTCAGTAGCTCTGGGTTGATTCAAGCTTCTGTGCTAAAGCTAACACCGACAGAACATATCTTGTTACTAACAATACATCACATTGTCTGGGATGCTCCTTCAGAGGGCGTATTGGTCAAAGAGTTAGCAGCTTTCTACACAGCCTACTGCAATGACTTGCTACCAGAGCTACCAGAGCTACCGATTCAGTACGCCGACTTTGCTGTTTGGCAGCGGCAGTGGTTACAGGAAGACATACTAGAGTCTCAACTTGCTTATTGGAAGCAACAACTGAGGAGTGCGCCAGAAATATTGGAACTGCCAACTGACCGAGTGCGAAAAGCAACTCAAACGTTTCGAGGGGCGTGTCACCGACAAGCACTCTCAAAAGAACTAACAGAGGCTTTGATGATTTTAAGTCAACGCAAAGGAGTTACTCTGTTTATGACGCTGTTGGCGGCGCTCTTCACATTGCTTTACCGTTATACAGAGCAGACCGATATTTGCGTAGGCACGCCTTACGCAGGCCGGGAGCGCCGTGAGCTTCAGGGATTGATTGGATTGTTTCTCAATACGTTGGTTCTGCGGACTGATATATCAGGTAATCCGAGTTTTGAGGAGCTACTCTCAAGAGTCCGGGACGTGGCTTTGGGAGCATACGCTCATCATGACCTACCGTTTGAAAAGTTATTAGAACAATTGCAGCCAGCGCGTAACTTAAGCTACACACCGTATTTCCAAGTGAGGTTTGTGCTTTACCCAGCGATGCAGATAGACATGGAAGGCTTAACGGTGAGTCCAGTAGCGGTAGAAACAGCTACGGCGAAGTTGGATTTGTTTGTAGCTTTCGTCAACAGCGACTCTGGACTAATCGGGACGTGGGAATACAATACTGACTTGTTTGATGCCAGTACGATCAATCGCATGGCTCAACATTTTCAGACCTTACTAGAGGGAATTGTTGCTAATCCTCAACAGAAGGTTTCAGAATTGCCATTGCTCACAGAGCCAGAGCGACACCAGCTATTAGTAGAGTGGAACAACGCCACAAAAGAGTATCCCTTCAATAAGTGTATCCACCAGTTATTTGAGGAACAGGTGGAGCGATCGCCTGATGCTATTGCGGTGGTTTTTGAAGGGGAGCAACTGACCTACCAAGATTTGAACCAACGGGCGAACAGAATAGCACATCACTTGAAAACTCTAGGTGTGGAGCCAGAAGTGCTGGTGGGCATCTACGTTGATCGCTCCTTAGAGATGGTAGTGAGTCTACTTGGCATCCTCAAAACTGGAGGGGCTTATGTGCCTTTAGACCCATCCTATCCCAAAGAGCGCTTAGCGTTCATGTTGCAAAATTCACAACCAAAGGTGTTGTTGACTCAGGAGTGCTTGATAACAGAACTGCCTGAACATACGGCACAAGTTGTTTGCTTAGATACAGATAGGCATCTCATTGCTCAACACTCAGAAGAAAATTTAAACCAAACAGCAACAGTTGCTAATTTAGCCTATGTCATTTATACCTCTGGCTCAACGGGAAAGCCAAAGGGAGTACAGGTGACACACGCTAATTTGTGTCACTATGCCCAAGCAATGAGTCAAGTGCTAAATATCACAGCAGAAGATGTATATTTGCACACCGCATCGATTGCTTTCTCATCTTCTGTCAGACAGTTGATCGTGCCTCTGGCTAGTGGGGCAACTGTCAAAATTGCAACTTCTGAACAGAGAAAAGACCCACAATCACTATTTACGACAATTAAACAACATAGTGTGACAGTTATTGATATTGTCCCCTCTTATTGGCGTAACTGCATTCATACACTTGCTAGCTTAGAACCTGTTACGAAACAAGCACTGTTAGATAACAAACTGCGTTTAATTGTGTCGGCGAGCGAACCGCTGCTGTCCGATCTTCCTACTCAGTGGACGTTTGGTTTTCAGCACAAAGCACGATTAATCAATATGTTTGGTCAAACTGAAACTTGTGGAATTGTTGCCACTTATCCAATTCCGGCACAACAGGATGAGCCAATCAAAATTGTCCCTATCGGTCGCCCGATCACCAACACACAAATTTATCTGCTCGACTGCCATCTGCAACCAGTCCCTGTTGGTGTACCTGGGGAAGTGCATATTGGTGGTTTTGGACTGGCGCGAGGCTACCTCAACAGCCCAGAATTGACAAAAGAAAAATTCATCCCCAACCCCTTTAGCCAAGAAGAAGGAACACGCCTCTACAAAACCGGGGACAATGCCCGCTACCTTCCAGACGGTAACATTGAGTTCCTTGGTCGGCTGGATCGTCAAGTGAAGATTCGCGGTTTCCGTATTGAACTCGGAGAAATCGAAGCAGCGCTAGCTCAACACCCAGAGTTACGGGAGACAGTAGTTTTAGCAAGGGATGACCAACCAGATAACAAACGACTGGTAGCTTATGTTGTTCCCAACCATGAACCTCCTGCCACCATTGAACTGCGGCACTTCCTCCAACAAAAGCTCCCAGACTACATGGTGCCGGGAGCCTTTGTGATGCTTTCTTCTTTACCTCTCACCCCCAATGGTAAGGTAGACCGTCGCGCCTTGGAGACACCAGATACGGAATTAAGTAACTCAATGGGCTTTGTCCCTCCCCGTGACACAGTTGAACAGCAACTACAGCAAATTTGGTCAGAGGTTTTGAAGCTTCCGACTGTTGGAATGAAGGATAACTTCTTTACTTTCGGAGGTCATTCTCTTTTAGCTGTACTCTTAATGGCTCAAATTTCGCGGCATTTTGGGAAAAATCTGCCCATAGCAACGCTTTTCTCTAGCCCAACTATCGAACAGCTAGCTAGTTGTCTTCGATCCGAAACTCATTCCTTGCCTTGGTCTCCTTTGGTAGCAATTCAGTCTGGCACCGAGAAGCGACCTTTCTTCTTTGTGCCTGGAGTTGGGGGAAATGTGATTTACTTATATGAGCTAGCGCGTCATCTTGGATCTGAGCAACCCTTCTACGGTCTGCAAGCACGGGGACTGGATGGCGAATCAGAGCCTTTTACACAGTTGGAAGAGATAGCCACCTACTATATTGAAGCAATACAGACAGTTCAGCCCTCTGGTCCGTACCTGCTGGGAGGGCATTCGTTTGGAGGTGTAGTTGCCTTTGAGATGGCAACTCAGTTGCTCAAACAGGGGCATGAGGTCGCTCTACTTGCAATTATTGACGTTGTTGCGCCAATTGTTGCTAATAAGCCGAATTATTCTGATGAAGATGAGGTGGCATATCTTTTTGATTTTGCCAGCTATATTGAATATATGTTCTCCCTCAAGTTGGAGGTATCTAAAGAAACTCTTGCTTCCCTATCTCAGGAGGAGCAATTGAACTATCTCAAAGAACGGTTGATACGGGTCAATTTGCTACCCCCTGATGCGGGAATAGGGTTAGTACGGGGGCTAGTGCAAGTATACATTGCGTCCCTGAAAGCTCATCGTGCTTATTTGCCTTCGGGGCTGCAACAAGCTCCCATTACTCTTTTCCGTTCTAGTGAGGTTGATGTATTTGAGGGTGATACAGAAGAGTTGAAACAAAGGCGAAAAGAACCTGCTTTGGGCTGGAACGAGTTTTCTTCTACTATAGACATTCATGTTGTTCCAGGGAACCATAGCACCATGATGCAACAGCCGCACGTACAGGTGTTAGCCACACAACTTCTCTCTTGCCTAAAGCAAACACAGGCTCCATTGGCTTAG
- a CDS encoding TauD/TfdA family dioxygenase has protein sequence MKIGIFDSNHNLPLLVEPDTKRESSNFDYLLSWYKDNSELLSNKILKHGAILFRGFDVNTILAFEKFVKSISGNLIDYVDGNSPRTQLASGIYTSTEYPAEYSISLHNELSYSSQWPDQLYFCCITAPKEGGETPIADSRQILKSLNPKIVEKFTLKQVKYIRNLPSSNGMGVSWQDAFKTSDKSLVEEHNRKAGMDFEWKKDGGLRLSQIRPAIATHPRTDEQVWFNQADLFHPSTLPKNIYEAMMFYFDGNEEELPHYACFGDNTPIDVSMLDEIRETIGKQTVVFPWREGDVLVIDNMLVCHGRRPFFGSRKILISMSQF, from the coding sequence ATGAAAATAGGAATTTTCGACTCGAATCACAATCTACCCTTGCTAGTAGAACCTGACACAAAACGCGAATCGTCTAATTTTGATTATCTCCTTTCATGGTACAAAGATAATAGTGAACTTTTATCAAACAAAATTTTGAAACACGGAGCGATTCTTTTTCGAGGTTTTGATGTCAATACAATCTTAGCTTTTGAAAAATTCGTTAAATCTATTTCAGGTAATTTAATAGATTATGTTGATGGAAATTCTCCCCGAACCCAACTAGCTAGTGGTATTTATACTTCAACTGAATATCCAGCTGAATACTCCATTAGTTTGCATAATGAGTTATCCTACTCTAGCCAATGGCCAGACCAACTCTATTTTTGCTGTATTACTGCGCCTAAAGAGGGCGGAGAAACACCAATTGCTGATAGTCGCCAAATCCTCAAAAGTCTTAACCCAAAGATTGTGGAAAAGTTCACACTTAAACAAGTGAAGTATATCCGCAATTTACCTAGTAGTAATGGCATGGGAGTTTCATGGCAAGATGCTTTTAAAACTTCAGATAAGTCCCTAGTAGAAGAGCATAATAGAAAAGCTGGTATGGATTTTGAGTGGAAGAAGGATGGAGGATTGCGATTAAGCCAGATTCGTCCTGCTATTGCAACTCATCCTCGTACAGATGAACAAGTTTGGTTTAATCAAGCCGATCTATTTCATCCATCTACTCTTCCTAAAAATATCTACGAAGCTATGATGTTTTATTTTGACGGTAACGAAGAGGAACTCCCTCACTATGCTTGCTTTGGCGACAATACTCCAATTGATGTTTCAATGCTAGATGAAATTAGAGAAACTATTGGTAAACAAACTGTTGTTTTTCCTTGGCGGGAGGGTGATGTTCTAGTCATAGATAATATGTTAGTTTGTCATGGACGAAGACCGTTTTTTGGTTCGAGAAAAATTTTGATTTCTATGTCACAATTCTGA
- a CDS encoding choline/carnitine O-acyltransferase: protein MYQFQESLPKLPLPKLSDTCARYIEMVTPLLSDTELERTKTAVREFQQGSGVELQKQLEMIDRSTNTNYLQQFKEETYLEMRSSQLNMRSTGVASPVLTTSKYSFTRIVAIIIFNTLQFHLKIKYRELEPDRDVFQRNKPPLCMAQYDNLFGSARIPGIKCDSFQRAKNSEHIVVIRRDTFYVLKLLPGDTLPSVEAVAQQIDWILENTHPGELPVGVLTSLPREQWATVRSYLTNLDAENACSLELLDSALFVVCLDEITPPDLERLARTAFTGDGARNRWFDKPIRLVFNSEGQFAVTIEHSNVDGYPVARLISEVNRELEPLEESLTSSSSVELEPPQRLCWKLDRTLKEEVAQALTDAERLSEQIQMGIIIFDEFGSDFIQQHGLIADAVFLLSLQIAYTRLHGKITTSAWQAVHNRTFRYGRHDYALVVTPESVELIQAFTEGASDEVRYRTLKRAVNAHLWRVFNTKNGQGVVMHLYALYNLARYKGSSVLDIFQDKTFEEVILDPSFSASALSNKMGVEIACPSPCRDYGIGYVIDRNKITFAVTSKHLQPEDFIALVKQCLSEIGKLLIEQRHPDSNIRIHSSPQ, encoded by the coding sequence ATGTATCAATTCCAAGAGTCTCTTCCAAAACTACCTTTGCCCAAACTCTCAGACACCTGCGCTCGTTATATCGAGATGGTAACACCGCTGTTGAGTGACACAGAATTAGAGCGAACTAAGACCGCCGTAAGGGAATTTCAACAAGGGAGTGGAGTCGAACTACAGAAGCAATTGGAGATGATTGACCGCTCAACTAATACTAACTATTTACAACAATTTAAAGAGGAAACCTATTTAGAAATGCGGTCTTCACAACTAAATATGAGAAGCACAGGGGTGGCTTCGCCCGTCTTGACAACCTCGAAATATTCCTTTACCCGCATTGTCGCCATCATAATTTTTAATACCCTCCAATTCCACCTGAAAATCAAATATCGGGAACTAGAGCCAGATCGCGATGTATTTCAACGAAACAAACCTCCCCTTTGTATGGCTCAGTATGACAATTTGTTTGGCAGTGCGCGAATTCCTGGAATCAAATGTGACAGCTTTCAAAGGGCGAAAAATTCTGAGCATATTGTGGTCATCCGACGGGATACGTTTTACGTCTTAAAGTTGCTCCCAGGGGATACGTTACCGTCGGTGGAAGCTGTAGCACAGCAAATTGATTGGATTCTGGAAAATACTCATCCAGGGGAACTTCCTGTGGGAGTGCTGACATCTCTCCCCAGAGAACAGTGGGCAACAGTTCGCTCCTACCTCACGAACCTAGATGCAGAAAACGCTTGCTCTCTAGAACTATTGGATAGCGCCTTATTTGTTGTCTGTTTAGACGAAATAACGCCTCCCGATTTGGAAAGGCTAGCAAGAACTGCCTTTACTGGAGATGGTGCGCGAAACCGATGGTTCGATAAACCTATTCGGCTCGTTTTTAACTCTGAGGGTCAGTTCGCTGTAACAATTGAACACAGTAATGTCGATGGTTATCCGGTAGCACGGTTGATAAGCGAGGTCAACCGGGAGCTTGAACCCCTTGAAGAATCCCTTACATCCTCCAGTTCAGTCGAACTCGAACCACCACAGCGACTGTGCTGGAAGTTAGATCGGACACTCAAAGAAGAAGTAGCGCAAGCATTAACAGATGCAGAGCGTCTGAGCGAACAAATTCAGATGGGGATAATAATTTTCGACGAATTTGGGTCAGACTTTATCCAGCAACATGGTTTAATTGCTGATGCTGTGTTTCTCCTGTCGCTACAGATTGCTTACACTCGCCTGCATGGTAAGATTACTACTAGCGCTTGGCAAGCTGTACACAACAGAACCTTCCGGTACGGGCGGCACGACTACGCCTTAGTAGTTACACCCGAATCTGTAGAACTCATTCAAGCCTTTACTGAGGGAGCTTCAGACGAAGTGCGATATCGGACTCTAAAACGTGCTGTTAACGCTCATTTATGGCGAGTGTTTAACACTAAAAACGGGCAGGGAGTGGTCATGCACCTTTATGCGCTTTATAACTTAGCTCGCTATAAAGGCAGCAGTGTTCTCGATATTTTTCAAGATAAAACCTTTGAAGAAGTTATCTTAGACCCAAGCTTCTCCGCTTCTGCCCTAAGTAATAAAATGGGTGTAGAGATAGCCTGCCCCAGTCCATGTCGCGACTATGGAATCGGCTATGTCATCGATCGCAACAAGATTACCTTTGCTGTAACGAGTAAACATCTACAGCCGGAAGATTTCATCGCTCTTGTCAAGCAGTGTCTTTCAGAAATCGGAAAATTGTTAATAGAGCAACGACACCCAGATTCCAATATAAGAATACATTCATCACCACAATGA
- a CDS encoding acyl-CoA dehydrogenase family protein produces the protein MDFSWTEEQIQFREKIVKFAQQELQSNLIDLDWREEFNRESWEKCGKFGLIGLPIPEHYGGTGTDILTTICALEALGYGCKDNGLIFAINAHIWAGEIPILTFGTEAQKQKYLPKLCSGEFIGAHGASEPEAGSDIYNLKTTAKIQGDKYILNGVKNWVTNGPVADLYIVFANVAPEKGKRGITGFIVEKDFAGVAINRKISKMGLRTTQLGELFLENCEVPSENRLGQEGSGLAIFNHSMEWERGFILASAIGTMERLLESCIQYARKRQQFGQSIGKFQLVSSKIVDMKMRLETARALLYKVGWLKNNKKTAIMEAAMAKLYISESWVQSCLDAIQIHGGYGYLTELELERELRDALGSKLYSGTSEIQYQIIAQFMGL, from the coding sequence ATGGACTTTTCATGGACAGAGGAACAAATTCAGTTTAGAGAGAAGATTGTTAAATTCGCCCAACAAGAGTTGCAATCAAATCTAATTGACCTAGATTGGCGAGAAGAATTTAACCGAGAAAGTTGGGAAAAATGTGGGAAATTTGGTCTGATCGGTCTGCCAATTCCTGAACATTATGGGGGAACTGGGACAGATATTCTTACAACGATTTGTGCCTTGGAAGCTTTAGGTTATGGTTGTAAAGACAATGGTCTAATCTTTGCCATCAACGCTCATATATGGGCTGGCGAAATACCGATTTTAACCTTTGGCACCGAAGCTCAAAAACAAAAGTATCTCCCCAAACTCTGTAGCGGTGAATTCATTGGCGCTCATGGGGCAAGTGAACCAGAAGCAGGTTCGGATATTTACAATCTTAAGACTACTGCCAAAATACAGGGAGACAAGTACATCTTAAATGGTGTTAAGAATTGGGTCACAAATGGTCCAGTTGCTGACCTTTACATTGTATTTGCGAATGTCGCTCCCGAAAAAGGAAAACGGGGAATTACTGGATTTATCGTCGAAAAAGATTTTGCCGGAGTCGCGATCAATCGTAAAATTTCCAAAATGGGTTTAAGAACGACTCAGTTAGGTGAACTGTTCCTAGAAAATTGTGAAGTGCCGAGTGAAAATCGTCTTGGTCAAGAGGGTTCGGGACTTGCTATCTTTAATCACAGTATGGAATGGGAGCGAGGATTCATTCTTGCCAGTGCGATCGGGACTATGGAACGTCTGTTAGAAAGCTGCATTCAATATGCTAGGAAGCGCCAGCAATTTGGTCAATCGATTGGAAAATTTCAGTTAGTTAGCAGCAAAATTGTTGACATGAAGATGCGACTTGAAACAGCTAGAGCGCTGCTGTATAAAGTAGGATGGTTAAAAAATAATAAAAAAACGGCGATTATGGAAGCGGCAATGGCAAAACTTTATATTAGTGAATCTTGGGTGCAGTCCTGCCTTGATGCAATTCAGATTCATGGTGGTTATGGCTATCTAACTGAGTTAGAACTAGAACGAGAATTAAGGGATGCGTTAGGGAGCAAGCTTTATTCAGGAACCTCTGAGATTCAGTACCAAATAATTGCCCAATTTATGGGATTATAG
- a CDS encoding amino acid adenylation domain-containing protein has translation MEDSPKPMPYLLQQLLEISAKQYPDREAVIYKNSSITYRELDQVSNQLAHLLISCGISRGDRVGIYVNKSIEAVIAIFGILKAGSVYVPLDPLAPAKRIGFIIDNCQMKALVSTHKKIASLQLPNTSGVQCLVLADDEAQQDTGNLSNVRMVSWQEVLQAPPNPSPPSNLIEDDLAYILYTSGSTGTPKGVMISHRASLTFVNWAYDCFQVQRSDRVSNHAPLHFDLSIFDIFTTIKAGATVILVPPELSVFPRNLAQFIEEQQITIWYSVPSVLRQLIVYGNLHQAQFPHIRTILFAGEVFPVKYLRQLMELLPQANYYNLYGPTETNVCTYYPVKEIPPEEVRTLPIGKACANTEVFAVNEHKEITKPGEVGELYVRSPSLMKGYWGNHDKTQQALTPFPVPGCGWLEKVYRTGDLVKLNSDGNYIYLGRRDNQIKSRGYRIELDEIETTLYAHPAIVEAAVIAIPDEEIGKKIKAIIATQDGNNLKKSDVEYFCAQRLPKYMIPELIEFRSGLPKTPTGKIDKTLLRTEELQENSK, from the coding sequence ATGGAAGACAGCCCAAAACCCATGCCGTATCTACTGCAACAGCTTTTAGAAATTAGTGCCAAGCAATATCCAGACCGGGAAGCTGTAATCTATAAAAATAGCAGCATCACGTATCGGGAGTTAGACCAAGTTTCTAATCAGTTAGCCCACCTCTTGATAAGTTGCGGGATATCAAGAGGCGATCGCGTCGGCATTTACGTGAACAAATCCATTGAAGCAGTCATTGCCATTTTCGGTATCCTTAAAGCTGGATCTGTCTACGTTCCCCTAGACCCCTTAGCTCCTGCGAAGCGGATAGGCTTTATCATTGACAATTGCCAGATGAAGGCTTTGGTGAGTACCCATAAAAAGATAGCCAGCCTTCAACTGCCAAACACCTCTGGTGTCCAGTGCCTGGTACTCGCTGACGATGAAGCACAACAGGACACGGGTAATCTGTCAAATGTCAGGATGGTGTCTTGGCAAGAGGTGTTGCAAGCACCGCCAAACCCATCACCACCCAGCAATTTGATTGAAGACGATCTTGCCTACATTCTCTACACATCCGGCTCCACTGGCACTCCCAAAGGGGTGATGATTAGCCATCGAGCTTCTCTAACCTTTGTCAACTGGGCTTATGATTGCTTTCAGGTACAAAGGAGCGATCGCGTTTCCAATCACGCCCCACTTCATTTCGATCTTTCCATCTTTGATATCTTCACCACTATCAAAGCAGGTGCGACTGTCATTCTGGTACCACCGGAACTCTCAGTGTTTCCCAGAAACCTCGCTCAGTTTATTGAAGAACAACAAATTACCATCTGGTATTCTGTCCCTTCAGTGCTGAGACAGCTAATTGTTTACGGCAACCTGCATCAGGCTCAATTTCCCCATATTCGGACGATTTTGTTTGCGGGGGAAGTGTTCCCAGTTAAATACCTGCGTCAACTTATGGAGTTGCTACCGCAAGCCAACTACTATAATCTCTACGGACCCACAGAAACAAATGTCTGTACTTACTATCCGGTAAAGGAAATTCCTCCTGAAGAGGTAAGAACTCTGCCCATTGGCAAAGCTTGTGCCAACACAGAGGTATTTGCCGTTAATGAACACAAGGAAATTACCAAACCAGGAGAAGTTGGGGAACTTTACGTGCGTAGCCCCTCCTTAATGAAAGGATACTGGGGAAATCATGACAAAACCCAACAGGCTCTCACACCTTTCCCCGTACCAGGTTGCGGATGGTTAGAAAAAGTTTACCGAACTGGGGATTTAGTGAAACTCAATTCTGATGGCAACTATATTTATTTAGGTCGTCGCGATAACCAGATTAAGAGCCGAGGATACCGAATTGAACTGGATGAAATTGAAACGACGCTATACGCTCATCCTGCAATTGTTGAAGCAGCCGTAATTGCTATTCCCGATGAGGAAATCGGCAAGAAAATCAAGGCTATAATTGCCACACAGGATGGAAATAATCTCAAAAAGAGCGATGTAGAATATTTTTGTGCACAGCGTCTACCTAAATACATGATACCGGAGCTAATTGAGTTTCGTTCTGGGTTACCTAAAACCCCTACAGGCAAGATTGACAAAACCTTACTGCGTACCGAAGAACTTCAAGAGAATTCAAAATAG
- a CDS encoding acyl carrier protein, with the protein MTAVNKYTEAQIEQIIKEHIIQNFMYDRPDMVLSNDLSIIEEGLVDSLGIFRLASFLEEKFGITLNPEEFLLENFETVNVIKSFVISRL; encoded by the coding sequence ATGACCGCCGTAAACAAGTACACGGAAGCACAGATAGAACAGATAATTAAAGAGCATATTATCCAAAATTTCATGTACGATAGACCCGATATGGTTTTATCAAATGATTTGTCCATAATCGAAGAAGGACTGGTTGACTCGCTGGGCATTTTTCGACTGGCTAGCTTTCTGGAAGAAAAGTTTGGTATTACCTTAAATCCAGAAGAATTCTTACTGGAGAATTTTGAAACAGTTAACGTTATCAAATCTTTCGTTATCAGCAGACTGTAA